The Salvia miltiorrhiza cultivar Shanhuang (shh) chromosome 1, IMPLAD_Smil_shh, whole genome shotgun sequence genome has a window encoding:
- the LOC131025234 gene encoding cytochrome P450 714C2-like, with translation MLLPTFLALVLGFLIYLYISLVMKPHKIQKMLRNQGIHGPPPKILLGNILEIKKSRDAAATAATADNCSSPATHDTASVFPFLEQWRKQYGQMFTFSLGNLQVLYVSDPNVVKEITTTTSQDLGRPAYQQKTFGPLLGQGILTSNGAIWARQRKIMAPELFMDKVRGMMSIITESAHTVVNTWKQEIEANKGGVLDIAVDGYMKRFSGDIISRACFGSNYSKGQDIFVMLGALQELVSKKTMAVGLPGLRHLPTKSNRKIWGLEKEIRTSILKLVKEREKAGYEKDLLQTLVEGAKGTYSTSAAMDQFIVDNCRNIYLAGFETSAISASWCLMLLASNPEWQTRIRDEVEQVCQGRVPDVDMLRKMKQLHTVIQETMRLYPPSPTLAREVSKAMKIGNVEVPKGVNVWTMVATLHTDPDIWGPDALQFKPERFQNGISGACKNPNCYMPFGFGQRVCVGQHLAMVELKFLMALIVSNFSFTLSPKYVHKPEMTMMIEPKHGVNILINTI, from the exons ATGTTGCTCCCCACATTTCTTGCTCTAGTGCTCGGATTCCTCATCTACCTCTACATTTCTCTTGTGATGAAGCCCCACAAAATTCAAAAGATGTTGAGGAATCAAGGAATCCACGGCCCCCCACCAAAAATCCTGCTCGGCAACATCCTCGAGATCAAGAAATCCCGCGATGCCGCCGCCACTGCAGCCACCGCTGACAACTGTAGCTCGCCCGCCACCCACGACACCGCCTCCGTTTTCCCATTTTTAGAGCAATGGAGAAAGCAATACG GTCAAATGTTCACATTTTCTCTGGGCAATCTGCAAGTACTATACGTGAGCGATCCAAACGTAGTGAAGGAGATCACAACAACGACGTCGCAGGACTTAGGGAGGCCTGCTTACCAGCAGAAAACATTTGGCCCTCTTCTTGGGCAGGGCATCTTGACATCCAACGGTGCCATTTGGGCACGACAGAGGAAGATCATGGCACCCGAGCTGTTCATGGACAAAGTCAGG GGAATGATGAGCATAATCACTGAATCAGCTCACACAGTGGTGAATACATGGAAGCAAGAAATCGAAGCCAACAAAGGTGGAGTTCTTGACATCGCTGTTGACGGTTATATGAAGAGATTCTCGGGAGATATTATTTCTAGAGCTTGTTTTGGGAGTAATTATTCTAAAGGCCAAGACATCTTCGTCATGCTTGGGGCACTCCAAGAGCTTGTGTCCAAGAAAACAATGGCTGTCGGCCTTCCCGGCTTAAG GCATCTTCCGACAAAGAGCAACCGGAAGATTTGGGGTTTAGAGAAGGAAATCCGGACGTCGATCTTGAAGCTAGTAAAGGAAAGGGAGAAGGCTGGCTACGAGAAGGATTTATTGCAAACTCTTGTTGAAGGGGCAAAGGGCACTTATTCAACATCAGCTGCGATGGATCAGTTCATCGTTGACAACTGCAGGAACATATACTTAGCCGGCTTCGAGACATCCGCCATTTCAGCTTCGTGGTGTCTAATGCTGTTGGCTTCCAATCCGGAGTGGCAAACGCGCATTAGGGATGAAGTGGAGCAAGTGTGTCAAGGCCGAGTCCCCGATGTAGACATGCTTCGTAAGATGAAGCAg CTACACACAGTGATTCAAGAGACGATGCGGTTGTATCCTCCGTCTCCGACGCTGGCTAGGGAGGTGTCGAAAGCCATGAAGATCGGCAACGTGGAGGTGCCCAAGGGCGTGAACGTGTGGACCATGGTGGCCACGTTGCATACGGACCCCGACATATGGGGTCCGGATGCGCTCCAATTCAAGCCCGAGAGGTTCCAGAATGGAATCTCCGGGGCGTGCAAGAACCCGAACTGCTACATGCCGTTTGGGTTCGGGCAGCGCGTGTGCGTGGGGCAGCATCTGGCCATGGTGGAGCTCAAGTTCCTCATGGCTCTCATCGTCTCCAACTTCTCCTTCACTTTGTCTCCCAAATATGTGCACAAGCCGGAGATGACCATGATGATAGAGCCTAAGCATGGAGTTAACATTTTGATCAACACTATCTAA